One Scylla paramamosain isolate STU-SP2022 chromosome 7, ASM3559412v1, whole genome shotgun sequence DNA window includes the following coding sequences:
- the LOC135102256 gene encoding uncharacterized protein LOC135102256 yields the protein MTGAGVGRGSRAALLVLVGVILVGGAQATCPRVCVCKWKGGKQTVECVNKGLQTIPTGIDHGTQVLDITGNSLIILSHEKFKVMGLTNLQRIYVSRCQLRQLDDVAFRGLTNLVELDLSHNELTLVPAAALEHVPGLMRLQMSNNPITKIKNGAFRSLKYLTTLEMTSCKVHTLESRAFEGLDQLEWLKLDDNKLKSVPHQLMLPQSLHGIDIHNNPWNCDCNLHGLRTWLVKYNVPSSIEPRCSQPPRLKGDIIKNVHPDDLACPPEIRPTSLYIDVMEGKNVSFECHVTAVPSARIHWKFNEQSLDNISFVYDESSSFYIFEESGTNDEQVSHLRIEWVTDAHAGVFQCLAENQAGLVVSNFTLRISHPPVVVEEEESVINHLLYIGIALVTLVVLVIILLCVLIVRCCRRRSSTQEKITGSPGASGNGRPKDTPVPATNNMPKYIQMGTPAPKVNGISNDPPPISVIDTSPFRSEPSGTQQTNPDLISDAADDRGKPGKKRVSIMGVEEVDSCGTRTTRKLDDIIEEFEEGYDATYDHLPPQNDQENQPSRSNPFCTLPRRREPEVANPYPLTEIPPPEEVNQNSRFYDRDGFPVDFGLPRNGTSTATWKEGAAGNGRSTSYSPLPTEEIPLYATVRRNRHSMAARTDLMHDQKYPEEYHLHDPHDPHMHPPDGRYPQAYGLAPEKFAQHTSTSCEFCPPPVHPEYPSADPGGRIGGDGCSFDNLLSSCSGGSQCCYTEQTGRIYDNSLPENYRPLDPKPPPPKGWGDNDEENINMSTWCEHPESPGTRVLYSPDDTYSEQQQQQQQQQQQLPPPPPPQGTQV from the coding sequence GTGATGGGGCTGACCAACCTGCAGAGGATCTATGTGTCGAGGTGCCAACTAAGACAGCTGGACGACGTGGCCTTCAGGGGCCTGACCAACCTGGTGGAGCTAGATCTGAGCCATAACGAGCTGACTCTTGTGCCAGCCGCCGCCCTCGAGCATGTCCCGGGCCTCATGCGCCTCCAGATGTCCAACAATCCGATCACCAAAATTAAGAACGGCGCCTTCCGAAGCCTCAAGTACCTCACCACCCTGGAGATGACCTCGTGCAAGGTCCACACCCTGGAGTCCCGGGCCTTCGAGGGCCTGGACCAGCTGGAATGGCTCAAGCTAGACGACAACAAACTCAAGTCGGTGCCGCACCAGCTCATGCTGCCCCAATCCCTACACGGCATCGACATCCACAACAACCCCTGGAATTGTGACTGCAACCTACATGGGCTGAGGACGTGGCTCGTCAAGTATAACGTGCCATCCTCTATTGAGCCTCGATGCTCCCAGCCGCCGCGCCTCAAGGGCGACATTATTAAGAATGTCCATCCAGATGACCTCGCCTGCCCCCCTGAGATTAGACCCACCTCCCTCTATATTGACGTCATGGAGGGCAAGAACGTGTCCTTCGAATGCCACGTGACGGCGGTGCCCAGCGCTCGCATACACTGGAAGTTCAATGAGCAGTCGCTGGACAACATTTCCTTCGTGTACGATGAAAGTTCTTCGTTCTACATCTTCGAGGAGAGCGGGACCAACGACGAGCAAGTGAGTCATCTCAGGATCGAGTGGGTGACAGATGCCCATGCGGGGGTGTTTCAGTGTCTGGCGGAGAACCAGGCTGGCCTGGTGGTCTCCAACTTTACGTTGCGCATCAGTCATCCGCCGGtggtagtagaggaggaggagtcagtcATTAATCACCTACTGTACATTGGCATCGCTCTCGTCACCCTCGTCGTGCTGGTCATCATCCTGCTGTGTGTCCTGATAGTCCGCTGCTGCCGTCGTCGATCATCCACCCAAGAGAAGATCACCGGGTCCCCTGGCGCCTCTGGCAACGGACGTCCCAAGGACACCCCTGTGCCCGCCACTAATAACATGCCAAAGTACATCCAGATGGGCACGCCGGCACCTAAAGTCAATGGCATTTCAAACGACCCTCCGCCCATCTCAGTGATCGACACGTCGCCTTTCCGCTCAGAGCCGTCCGGCACTCAACAGACGAACCCTGACCTAATATCCGATGCGGCGGACGACCGAGGGAAGCCTGGCAAGAAGAGAGTGAGCATTatgggggtggaggaggtggattcCTGCGGCACAAGAACCACCAGGAAGCTGGATGACATAATTGAGGAATTTGAGGAAGGATATGACGCCACTTACGACCACCTCCCGCCTCAGAACGACCAGGAGAATCAACCAAGTCGAAGCAACCCATTCTGCACGCTGCCCAGGCGGAGGGAGCCTGAGGTTGCCAATCCTTACCCCCTGACGGAGATCCCACCGCCGGAGGAAGTAAATCAGAACTCCCGCTTCTACGACAGAGATGGTTTTCCAGTTGACTTCGGTCTTCCTCGCAACGGTACCAGCACCGCCacgtggaaggaaggagcggCAGGCAACGGACGCTCTACTAGCTACAGCCCGCTGCCCACAGAAGAGATTCCGCTCTATGCCACGGTTAGACGCAACCGGCACAGCATGGCGGCACGCACGGACCTCATGCACGACCAGAAATACCCTGAGGAGTACCACCTTCACGATCCGCACGATCCCCATATGCACCCACCCGATGGGCGCTATCCACAAGCGTACGGCCTCGCCCCTGAAAAGTTCGCGCAGCACACCAGCACTTCATGCGAGTTCTGTCCGCCTCCTGTCCATCCAGAGTACCCGAGTGCCGATCCCGGGGGGCGCATCGGTGGTGACGGCTGTAGCTTCGACAACCTGCTGTCGTCGTGCAGCGGCGGGAGTCAATGCTGCTACACGGAGCAGACGGGTCGCATCTACGACAACTCATTACCTGAGAACTACCGCCCCCTGGACCCCAAGCCCCCGCCGCCCAAAGGGTGGGGCGATAATGACGAGGAAAACATCAACATGAGCACGTGGTGCGAGCACCCAGAGTCCCCCGGCACACGGGTCCTCTACTCCCCCGACGATACCTACAgcgagcaacagcagcagcagcagcagcagcagcagcagctgccaccgccgccgcctcctcagGGGACTCAGGTGTGA